The Hornefia porci genome contains the following window.
GTTCAGTAATGCGTCCTTCCACCACATCCAGAATCACTTTTTCTCCTTCACCGGTGATAATCTGATCTGCGTGCTCAAGCGCCTCCTCCGGCATCCAGGTGGGGTGCATCCCGCCCATCAGCACCCGTGCTCCGCTACGGCGATGAATCATATCGGCCAGCTCGTATCCGCGGGGAGCATTGGAGGTCATAAGGGAAAAGCAGAAGATATCGGTATCTTTCAGCAGCCGGTTGTAGGGCACTCTGCCGTTCAATTCCTCGTACACTTCCACCTTGTGACCGGCCCGCTTCAGGATTTCGCCCAGAATAAGCGGTCCCGTAATCGAATTCGGCTGACCGTAAATTCTGCCCGCCCAGCGATAGGGCGGAAATCTCTTTAATCCTGTTGTCGGGACGATAAAAACAATTTTCATTTTCTTCCTCCGCGCCGCAGTTTCTTTTGTACGGCATGCGACGTTCGCCGTAGCGTTGCCGCATCGCCGTGCTTTTTGTACGACGTCTGACAACCGGCGCATCGCCGCGTGCTTTTCTGTGCGACGTTTGACAACCGGCGCATCGCCGCGTGCTTTTCTGTACGACGCCTGGCAACCGCCGCACTCACTGTACAACCATTATCTTATCTATACACTTGTTCATCTTCTTAAAATGTATTATAATAAATCAGCGAACAAAAGCAAGGACAGATAAAAATGTGTGTGACAATATCGATACAGAAAGGATTTTTTGTACAATGGATAAGAGGATTTTGAAAACAAAAAAATGTCTGAAGGAATCGCTTAGAGAACTGATGTGTGAGAAGCCGTTTGAAAAGATCACGGTGACCGAAATCTGCAAGAGAGCCAGCACGGGCCGTGTAACCTTCTATAATTATTATGAGGATAAATATGATCTGATGGAGGATTGCTTTGAAGACCTGTATGAGCAGATTCGGGTCGGATTCCATGAACTTCAGCAGAAGAATAATCCTCATGACAGCTTTGAACTGCGTTTCCGGAATTTCCTGGATTCAATTCATGATGTGAATCAGGAATACGCAGATATCTGGGTCGACGATTCCTATACGTTTCTTATGATGTACTATCGCTTTGTGACGCAGACGCTGAAGAAGCTTGAGCTGTACGGAAAGGAGCAGGTGAAGACCAGGTACGATGTGGACAGGCTGAATTCTTTTCTGGTGCTGGGCTTCTGGGGATTTTTCCATGTCGGCGGCGGCGTCGCCAGCGCAGCAGAGGATGAGGAAATACGAAAGAGCGCCCATCAGCTCGTCAGGGATCTGGCCGCAGGAGGACTCTTCCGGAACTGATGCCGGATGAATCATCTCGACTCCCGTATTCCCGGATGAGTCGGTCTCCGCGTTCAGTTGAAAAGGGAGAGACGAAAAGCCTGTTCAAAATGCCA
Protein-coding sequences here:
- a CDS encoding TetR/AcrR family transcriptional regulator: MKTKKCLKESLRELMCEKPFEKITVTEICKRASTGRVTFYNYYEDKYDLMEDCFEDLYEQIRVGFHELQQKNNPHDSFELRFRNFLDSIHDVNQEYADIWVDDSYTFLMMYYRFVTQTLKKLELYGKEQVKTRYDVDRLNSFLVLGFWGFFHVGGGVASAAEDEEIRKSAHQLVRDLAAGGLFRN